One genomic segment of Candidatus Lernaella stagnicola includes these proteins:
- a CDS encoding AAA family ATPase, with translation MAGHVPLKEFSAAEDLAEFRAVFEKAASICKRMGHNLVSAGHIMAALLEEHGEHLVVDATREQLNDAQKRLLASLEKQELQIDEVSVHVDERVVAFLAEAVSKKIEAEQIARAFFAHFAGDYEHEIRDLKVSDAPPPQTEGPGTAETKVQPQPTEESKPERSDDGKEKVVEKAKEAKKKAKENVAKPPYTTIWDEAFVGEKDIIPIGREHLRQRLTWAVIQQNDPVVMAIGQPGIGRSSLIEGWARLAISGKIPVLSDYTFIALDTLKVLSEINKRVLGPADLVSTIHRVAEQENVIFIVDDFDLLVGLWAQPMTIDPVSCFKPYLQSGKMRAVFTITPQSYEQYFKSDPVFGRRLLPLYLDEFSEHDLGAVIADSVVRLEDYHGVTVPQDSIDCALKISGDSPRKERPPKAVLRLLDSACAQTRTAGATEVDAKSVHSAAQIFADMAHTQDITRLKELEAILSQWVLGQEEAVSAVAQRVRLTKQQLDLKPNRPDGVFMFLGPSGVGKTELAKALCQALHGDFQHLVRLDMSEYMSQHEYAKIIGAPPGYIGYGTEGHLTGPVSRLGHAVVLLDEIEKAHPDILKLLLQLFDEGVLTDGKGERVDFSNCVVIMTSNVGRELWGEGKRSVGFTRSVKPSEPDAHGVLEYLLKILPSEFVNRIDVLVPFKALPMNALYAIVRKMLNEEVVRWEQRGKLLSFEDDVVTALAESGYDPRLGARHVARNIERAVNQPISARACTEDWPDIQCMTIRVVDGEAIVEFNHE, from the coding sequence GTGGCCGGTCACGTACCACTTAAAGAGTTCTCCGCAGCGGAGGATTTGGCCGAATTCCGCGCCGTTTTTGAAAAAGCCGCGTCGATATGCAAGCGCATGGGGCACAACCTGGTAAGCGCCGGGCACATCATGGCCGCCCTTCTCGAGGAACATGGCGAGCACTTGGTTGTTGATGCAACACGCGAACAACTCAACGATGCGCAAAAACGGTTGTTGGCCTCTTTGGAAAAGCAGGAATTGCAGATCGATGAGGTAAGCGTTCACGTCGATGAGCGCGTCGTGGCTTTCCTCGCCGAAGCCGTTTCGAAAAAAATCGAAGCCGAGCAGATTGCGCGGGCCTTCTTCGCCCATTTCGCCGGCGATTATGAACACGAAATTCGCGATTTGAAGGTGTCGGACGCTCCACCGCCGCAAACCGAAGGACCGGGTACAGCCGAAACCAAGGTGCAGCCCCAGCCGACCGAAGAATCCAAGCCCGAGCGCTCGGACGACGGTAAAGAAAAGGTTGTAGAAAAGGCCAAGGAGGCTAAGAAGAAGGCCAAGGAAAATGTAGCGAAACCTCCCTACACGACGATCTGGGACGAAGCCTTTGTCGGCGAGAAAGACATCATTCCCATCGGCCGCGAGCATCTTCGTCAGCGCCTCACTTGGGCGGTGATCCAGCAGAACGACCCGGTCGTCATGGCAATCGGCCAGCCGGGCATCGGCCGCAGCAGCCTGATTGAAGGATGGGCGCGGCTGGCGATCAGCGGGAAAATCCCGGTGCTTTCCGATTACACGTTCATCGCTCTGGATACGCTGAAAGTGCTTTCCGAAATCAACAAGCGCGTGCTGGGTCCGGCCGATTTGGTTAGCACGATCCATCGTGTCGCCGAACAGGAAAACGTGATTTTCATCGTCGATGACTTCGATTTGTTGGTCGGTTTGTGGGCGCAACCGATGACCATCGACCCTGTTTCATGCTTCAAGCCCTACCTGCAAAGCGGCAAAATGCGCGCCGTATTCACCATCACGCCGCAGAGCTACGAGCAATATTTCAAAAGCGACCCCGTTTTCGGTCGCCGCCTCTTGCCGCTGTATTTGGACGAGTTTTCCGAACACGACCTCGGCGCGGTCATCGCCGATTCGGTGGTGCGCCTGGAAGATTACCACGGCGTCACCGTGCCGCAGGATTCCATCGACTGCGCTCTGAAAATCAGCGGCGATTCACCTCGCAAGGAAAGGCCGCCCAAGGCCGTCTTGCGGTTGCTTGACTCGGCCTGTGCGCAAACGCGAACCGCGGGCGCGACGGAAGTAGACGCGAAATCGGTGCACAGCGCCGCGCAAATCTTCGCCGACATGGCCCACACGCAAGACATCACGCGCCTTAAGGAACTCGAGGCGATTTTGTCGCAATGGGTGCTCGGCCAGGAAGAAGCGGTGAGCGCCGTCGCCCAGCGCGTCCGTTTGACCAAGCAGCAACTCGACCTCAAGCCGAATCGCCCCGACGGCGTGTTCATGTTCCTCGGGCCCTCGGGGGTCGGAAAAACCGAGCTGGCCAAAGCGCTATGCCAGGCCTTGCACGGCGATTTTCAACACTTGGTGCGCCTGGATATGTCCGAGTACATGTCGCAGCACGAATACGCCAAGATTATCGGCGCCCCGCCGGGATACATTGGCTACGGCACCGAAGGGCATTTGACCGGCCCGGTGTCGAGATTGGGACACGCGGTCGTGCTGCTGGACGAAATCGAAAAAGCGCATCCGGATATTCTGAAACTCCTGTTGCAGTTGTTCGACGAAGGTGTGCTGACCGACGGGAAGGGCGAACGAGTCGACTTCAGCAATTGCGTGGTCATCATGACCTCGAACGTCGGCCGCGAACTCTGGGGCGAGGGCAAGCGTTCGGTCGGCTTCACCCGTTCGGTCAAACCCAGCGAACCCGATGCCCACGGCGTGCTGGAGTATTTACTCAAAATACTGCCCAGCGAATTCGTCAACCGCATCGACGTCCTGGTGCCCTTCAAGGCGCTGCCGATGAACGCCCTGTATGCGATCGTCCGCAAAATGCTCAATGAAGAAGTCGTACGTTGGGAACAGCGCGGCAAACTCCTGAGCTTTGAAGACGACGTAGTCACCGCGCTTGCCGAAAGCGGCTACGATCCGCGGCTGGGCGCGCGGCACGTGGCGCGCAACATCGAGCGCGCCGTCAACCAGCCGATTTCCGCGCGGGCATGCACCGAGGATTGGCCCGACATTCAATGCATGACGATCCGCGTTGTCGACGGCGAAGCCATCGTCGAATTCAATCACGAGTAG
- the rpmE gene encoding 50S ribosomal protein L31 — protein sequence MRDKIHPKYEETHFKCACGNEFTSRSTMGKEVSIDICNKCHPFFTGREKLVDTAGRVERFMQKYKGTYGKGKKGNS from the coding sequence ATGAGAGATAAAATCCACCCGAAATACGAAGAGACGCACTTCAAGTGTGCCTGCGGCAACGAGTTCACGTCGCGCTCGACGATGGGCAAAGAAGTGTCGATCGATATTTGCAACAAGTGCCACCCCTTCTTTACCGGTCGCGAAAAGCTCGTGGATACGGCCGGTCGTGTCGAACGTTTCATGCAGAAATACAAGGGAACGTACGGCAAAGGGAAAAAAGGCAACAGCTAA